The genomic window GACTCTGCGCCAGGACGGGTCCGCCAACGTCAAACTCGCCATCTAGCTCAGCCTTCAGCCTACGTATCGCCCCCTCGAAGTCCTCCGCGATAAGCGTGGCGTTGGGGCCAACTGTCTTGAGCGAACGCGACACCACCCACTTCGGTTTGCTCCGCCACGCCACCGCGAAGTCGCGATCCTCCGCGTCCCAGTCAGGAAGGTCTTCGTCCCAATAACGCATGATCTCGTACAGGCCGCGACCATATATGCAGCCCGTCAGGCCACGCGTATGCTCGATGAAGTGACGAAAGGCCGAGGGCACAGGCGGCCCCAACTTCATGTGGTCGACGTAGCCATCCAGGGATTGGCTCATTCCAAAGACAAGTTTCGCCATCCTGCAAATCTCCCTCCCAGGTTCTTCAGAATAGCTTAATCCGACGTCGCGTGTGGAGGTAAGGTCGAACACTATCTGCGCGCCAGCTTCCCTATCCCCAGATTCAAACTGGTCCACTACCTGGCGCTGAGACCGTTTGACCTAATGCGCAAGCGCTTTTAAAATTGGGGGTTAGACTGCGAGTGCCGGAGGCCATACCGGCGGCAAGGTTCCTTTCGCGCATCCTTCCCGATTGCAGGCAAGTGGCGGCGTAGCTCAGGTGGTTAGAGCGACGGTCTCATAATCCGTAGGTCGTAGGTTCGAGTCCTACCGCCGCCACCAAATTAACCGATCCTGCGTCTTCAGCAAGAAGTCGAAATAAGAAAGGGTTCCAGTAAGAAAAGGGCGGGATCTCCCCGCCCTGATGCATTTCCCGACTCTTAAGCCCTAAGCGACTTCTCGATCTACCGCATCTACCGCCATCGAAGGGGTCTGGATATGCGGGTTCGAAGGGGCGTTCCAAACATTCGGACTCAAAGTGAAATTGTAAGGTGGGGCGGGCAGCGGATTTGCAGCCACAGCAGGCTTGACCTGGCCGGCGCCAATGTCATACGAGCTGCCCGTGCAGTAGTTGCTGGAGGGCGTCAAAGCTACGTTCTGGGTGGACGAATTCTTCCATCCAAAATCGCAACCCGAAGAAAGCGAGCCGCCCGTAACCTGTCCAGTTCTAATGTCAACTTCGATCGGCATAGTTTTTTTCTCCTTGGTGTTCTTGTTTAAGCAACTTCGCTATCGGTTAGGCGCGCGCAATCCCGCCCATTATTCCCGCGCAAGCCTTACGCGACTTCTTTTCGCTCGATGTGCATCGACGGCGTCTGAATGTGAGGATTCGAAGGACCACCGACCCAGACGTCGGGTTTGAGCGTGTAGTTGAAAGGTTCAGCGGGCAATGGATTTGCTGCCTGGGCGGCTTTCGTGAGGCCTGCACCGATGTCATAAGTGGTCGCGGTGCAGTAGTTGCTCGAGGTGGTCAGCTGAACATTCTGGCCCGTGGTGTTGTTCCACTCGAAAGGACACCCTGCGGTGAAGGAACCAGGACCACCGTAGATTTCTCCGGTCGTAATATCGACTATCAACATGGTTGTCTCCTTCTCTATAATTGGGGTTTATTTTTCCTGCATCAGGGCCCGGTATTGCGGATTGTCGTGCAAATTGTCGAATACTGGAGCTGTCGCCACGACGGAGCGGGAATACCCGGCGGCCAGCGCTTTCCCCAGCCACTCCAGCGCAGGGCCATTTTCGTGCAATTGGTTGTACACCTGAGCCGCATTGAAAAGCAACTCTTTATCCCCGTGGCCTAGTTGAAGCGACTTGTCGAGATAGCTCAGAGCCTGCTTCCGATCGCCCAGCACCGCGTAATAATTGGCTAAGTCACCGAGTATTCCGGCGTCGCGGGAATTGACCTTCAGTTGTTGATTGGCCAAGCCGATGGCCTTGCGGTAAGTGTCCAGCGCTGGAGTAGTATCGCCGCCAAAATAGAGGGCATCAGCCAGGCCGCTCCAGACCTGATAGTTGCTGTCATCCAGTTTTAGGGCTTCTTTGAAGTTGGCTGCTGAATCTTTGTAATGGCGCAAGCGGAATTGAGCCACGGCGATGTTGCTGTGAGCGGCATACGAAGGCCGGATGACAATCGACTTCTCGAATGCCGTTACCGCATCGCTGTCCTTCCCCTGATAGAGTAGAGCCGCACCCAGAGCGTTGAACGCCAGGTAACTGTCGGGATCGAGTTCCGTGGCTTTGCGACACATCTCCGCGGCCTTCTCGTAGTCAGCCTGCGACATGTAGAAAATGCCGAGCAGGTTATACGCTCGCCAGTACTGGGGCCGCGCGCTGATCGCCCGTTTGTACGTTTCCTCGGCTTTATCGGCCTGGTTGAGATGCTGATAGGTTCCGGCTAAGCTGATGTAAGCCCGGTCATTGGTCGGATCTAACTGCACCGCTTGCTGAAACTGCTCGGCTGCCTTCTCATACTGGCCGGTGCCGTCTTCGAGCAACCCGAGGCACATGTGGCCTTCGGCACCGGCATTGCCAAGTTCGATGGCTTTGCTGCACGCATCCTGTGCCGGGGCGATCCATTGTTTCTGCTTTCCCTGTAACTGGTATCTCAACCAATACGTCTGACCCAATGCTGCCTCGGTTTGGCCGTAGGTCGGATCGATCTTCAGAGCTTGCTTGAAAACAATCTCCGCGCTGGTCAAATTTTCCGGCCGGCGCGGATCCTGGAGATAGCCGCGCCCCTGCGCGTAGTATTCATAAGCTTCCGGGAACGCCGTCGAGTGGGCGCCGAGGGCCTGCTTCTCGTCGTTGCGGAGCGATAGCCGGAGCGCAGAGGCCACGCCGTTCGCAATCTGATCTTCAATGGTGAACAGATCCGAGACCGGGGCCGTGATTTGCGCTCCCGCCAGATTCTTGCCGCTTTTGGCGTCGGTCAAGTTATAGGCGGCGCGAAATAGATCGTTGGCCTGCTCCAGCGACACGGTGAGTCCGAGAGTCACACTGAGTTCCTTGCTGGCGTCGGCGAGCGTCGTAACTTTCTTGTCTTCGAGCGTTCTCGCCGGAACAACTTCGAGATCGCGATTGGCGCTCAACTGCGAAAGCTTGGCGGCGACGTTCTCCAGCATGCCTTTGGCGAAGGCGGTCAGCTTGGGATCGCCTGCGACGGCGGCAAACGGGAGTATGGCGATGCTCTTGCGCTGCGGTACGAGAGTTGCTGGCTGCACCGGGCTTTCAGCCGCGGAGGTCGCGAGGCGGCGGAGAAGTCGAGGGCCCCATACCCCTGCGGCCGCCAGCAGGAGCACCGCCACCGCAGCCAGAGTCAGGCGCAACTTTCTTTGCGGAGACCAGGTCGTCGCGACCCGCACCGACTTCAGCGACTTCCCCGAGTCGAAGTCTTTTTTCAGCTTCAGCAGATCGCGATGGATCTCCGCCGCGGTCTGGTAGCGGAGGTCGCGGTTCTTGATGAGGCACTTATCGATGATTTCCTGAAGTCGCTGCGGCAGTCCGGGGACCGACTCGTTGAGCGAGACCGGAGCCTGGCCAAGAATGGCATGAACTGTCACCGCCCATGTCGGCCCTGAAAAAGCCTGCCTGCCGGTAGCCATTTCGTAGAGCAACACGCCAAAAGAAAATAGATCGGTGCGGGCGTCGAGCTGTTCTCCGCGGGCCTGCTCAGGCGACATGTAGGCGACTGTGCCGATTGCGGCGCCGGTGTGGGTGAGCGGTCCGGTCGCCGACAGAGTGGCGTCGCTCGAACTCATCAGGTCGGGCGCCGTTAGCTTGGCCAGGCCGAAGTCGAGAATCTTGGCCTGTCCGCGTTCCGTGATGAAAATGTTGGCCGGCTTGATGTCGCGATGCATGATGCCCTTGGCATGGGCGGCGTGCAAGGCATCGCTGATCTGCAAGGCCCAATCCAGCAGCGTTCCCAGGGGAACGGGTTGATCGCCGATGCGATCGCGCAGCGTGTGCCCCTCCAGCAACTGCATGGCGATGAAAGGGCGGCCCTGGTCGTCGTCGATCTCGTAAATCGTGCAGATGTTAGGGTGGTCGAGCGCCGAAGCGGTTCGGGCTTCACGCTTGAAGCGATCGAGGGCCCGTGGGTCGCGTACGGAATTATCGGGAAGAAATTTCAGGGCGACCATGCGGCCCAGGCGGATGTCTTCGGCTTTGTAGACCACGCCCATGCCGCCCGCACCAAGCTTCTCCTGGATGCGATAGTGGGAGACGATCTGGTCGTTCATTGTACTGCAACTCCGTACTGCAACTCCGCGGCGCGCGACTCTGGCCAGGGCCCCGATAGCTGGCATGGTACTCAAGTTAGACGGAACGGTGCAATAGCACTTAGGGTTTATGCGGAGGACGATTCCTGTTTTAGCCCGGTGACGGCGTAAGCGATGCGCAACAATGATCGATGATTCAGCGATCATTGATCATTGATCGTAGGCGGTGGGGCGCAGGATGAGACTTGGCTGAACCAGGGCCGGCTATTTCTTCTTGCCCATTTTGCGAGAAATTTCTTCGAAGATCTTGGGGCGCAGGTCGGCGAGGACGCTGTCGACAATGTTGGCGATGCCTTCGGAATCGGGCTCGCTCGCAGATTCGGCGCGATGATTTTCAGCGCCGGCAGCGACGGCCATGGCAGCGGTGTCCTGTGTATGCAGCGTTTCTTCTGCGGCCTTGGGCGACGATTCGAACGATGCGCTCTGAGATGCTGCGGGTGTAGAGGATCCAGATTCGATGATCCCTGAGTCGGGCGCTCCAGATTCGGATGTCCCAGATTCGGATGCCCCAGACTCGCGAATCTGACGCCAACTGGCCCATGCCGCAGCGGTGGTTGCCACTATATCGGAATCTTTTGTGAGATCGGACGCGGCGGGTGCAGGGGCGCTGGTCGCCGGGTTTTCCCAAGCTCGGGTCGCGGGCGCCTCGTGGGCAGAAGTCAATTCCTTAGAATCCGGTTCTGCCGGAACGTTAGTGTCGAGAGTTGGCGCTGCCATCTCCGCGGTCCCGGCCATTGACGGGTCTGGCGGCGCGGGGGCATCGATTTTCGCTTCTGACGTAATGTCTGGCGCCCCCGAAGGTGCTTCCGACGGGGAAATTAACGCCGTCAGTTGTTCGGTTGAGGCGGCTGGAATCTCTTCGAGCTTGGCTTCCGGTTGCGGCAATGCCGACGCGACCTCAGGCTGCGCCGCGATCGCCACTTTACTCGCCGCTGGGGCTGCAACTTCGGCGTTTTCAAGCGGAACAGACTCGGGCTCAGCCGGGGCAGGAGTTTTCGGCGCGAGATAGGATTCGGCGACCGCTTCTAATTCTTTCACGGCAGCGCCGATGGCGGCGGTGGCAGCGCTGGCCATCGCACTCAGCGTGTGCG from Candidatus Sulfotelmatobacter sp. includes these protein-coding regions:
- a CDS encoding tetratricopeptide repeat protein, which gives rise to MNDQIVSHYRIQEKLGAGGMGVVYKAEDIRLGRMVALKFLPDNSVRDPRALDRFKREARTASALDHPNICTIYEIDDDQGRPFIAMQLLEGHTLRDRIGDQPVPLGTLLDWALQISDALHAAHAKGIMHRDIKPANIFITERGQAKILDFGLAKLTAPDLMSSSDATLSATGPLTHTGAAIGTVAYMSPEQARGEQLDARTDLFSFGVLLYEMATGRQAFSGPTWAVTVHAILGQAPVSLNESVPGLPQRLQEIIDKCLIKNRDLRYQTAAEIHRDLLKLKKDFDSGKSLKSVRVATTWSPQRKLRLTLAAVAVLLLAAAGVWGPRLLRRLATSAAESPVQPATLVPQRKSIAILPFAAVAGDPKLTAFAKGMLENVAAKLSQLSANRDLEVVPARTLEDKKVTTLADASKELSVTLGLTVSLEQANDLFRAAYNLTDAKSGKNLAGAQITAPVSDLFTIEDQIANGVASALRLSLRNDEKQALGAHSTAFPEAYEYYAQGRGYLQDPRRPENLTSAEIVFKQALKIDPTYGQTEAALGQTYWLRYQLQGKQKQWIAPAQDACSKAIELGNAGAEGHMCLGLLEDGTGQYEKAAEQFQQAVQLDPTNDRAYISLAGTYQHLNQADKAEETYKRAISARPQYWRAYNLLGIFYMSQADYEKAAEMCRKATELDPDSYLAFNALGAALLYQGKDSDAVTAFEKSIVIRPSYAAHSNIAVAQFRLRHYKDSAANFKEALKLDDSNYQVWSGLADALYFGGDTTPALDTYRKAIGLANQQLKVNSRDAGILGDLANYYAVLGDRKQALSYLDKSLQLGHGDKELLFNAAQVYNQLHENGPALEWLGKALAAGYSRSVVATAPVFDNLHDNPQYRALMQEK
- a CDS encoding dihydrofolate reductase family protein, which gives rise to MAKLVFGMSQSLDGYVDHMKLGPPVPSAFRHFIEHTRGLTGCIYGRGLYEIMRYWDEDLPDWDAEDRDFAVAWRSKPKWVVSRSLKTVGPNATLIAEDFEGAIRRLKAELDGEFDVGGPVLAQSLTEAGLIDEYQLYLRPVVLGSGMPFFAGPRPPLHLVASGLIAEDLIRLTYVPA